CGGGTGCGCAGGTCGACCACCCACTCGCCGGCCTCGATCCGGCGCCGCAGCTCCCCGGCGTCGGCGGTGTCGACGGGGGAGAGGTCGGGAGCCTGCGGGCCGGCGGAGTTCCGCGGCGCCATGTGCGCGTAGTACGCCGGCCAGGCGCTGAGCCCGGCGAGCAGCTCGCGGACGTAGGTCTCCTCGTCCTGGGTCAGCACCGGGTTGGACCGCTTCTCCTGGCCGAGGGTGGAGGAGGTGGCGTCGGACTGGCTGGCGGAGCAGAAGGAGCCGAAGCCGTGGGTCGGGTAGACCTCGGCGGCGTCGGGCAGCTCGTCGGCGAGCCGGTGGGCGGAGGCGTGCTGGTGGCGGACCAGGGTGTCGGTGTGCTCGGCGCCGAGGAGGTCGGGCCGGCCGGTCGCGCCGTAGAGCAGGGAGCCGCCGGTGAAGACGGCGTACGGCTCCTCGGTGCCGTCGTCGCCGATCGTGGAGACGGCGTACGAGAGGTGGGTGAAGGTGTGCCCGGGGGTGGCGATCGCCCGGACCCGCATGGCCGGCCCGACCTGCACGACCTCGTCGTCGGCGATCGGGGTGCGGGCGAACGAGACCTCGTCCGCGGCGTTGACCAGGTAGGCCGCTCCGGTCGCCTCGGCGAGCGCGAAGCCGCCGGTCACGTAGTCGTTGTGGATGTGGGTCTCGAAGACATGGGTGAGTCGGACGCCGTCGGCCTGGAGGACCTCCAGCACCCGGTCGATGTCCCGCTGCGGGTCGACCACGAAGGCCACCGTCCCGTCGTGGACCAGATAGCTGCGGTCGCCCAGGGACGGGGTCTCGATGATGCGCACGGTCAGCGCCTGCGAGTCGGTCATGTCTACCTCACTTTCCATCCCCCTAGGGGGTTATGGCCTCCAAGGTACACAACCCCCCGGGGGGTTAGTGAATCCTGGGCGCGACTCGAGCCCCGGCCCCACGCGGCCGGGTGGCTGCAGGGGGACGGGGTGCGTGTCGGCCGGGACCGCGGTGGCCCGGACGCCGAGGTCAGTCGCAGGTGTCGCAGAGCCCGGTGGCCGGGAGCTGCATGAAGCATCGGGGGCAGGTCGCCGTACGCGGCGGCTCGGGCTGGCGCGAGCGGCTCACCGTGGCGGACGGCTTGGAGGTGCGGTGCGGGGTGACCTTGGCGACCGCGGCGTCCTTCGACGCCCGCGCCGGGCGGGTGCTCTTCGCTGCCTTCGGGCTGCGGCGGGCGACCTCGCGCACGGGCGGCAGGGCCGGCTCGCCACCGTTCGCCGGCAGCTCCGCGCCGTGCCGGCGGTAGCACTCGAGCCGCTCCTGGGCCGCGTGCTGCTCGGGGTCGGTGACCTGGTCGCCGCGCACGGTCAGCACGGTGTCGGCGTACCAGTCGCTCATCCGGCCGTCGGGCCCCACGCACAGGGAGCCCAGCAGGGGCTCGGCCCGGCGTACGCAGTCCTTGGCCACGCGGAAGAGCACGTCGCCCATCCACAGGCTCGGTGCCTGGCGCTGGCGGATCTTGGTGCGCTGCTGCACGGCGGCGGAGAGCTCCGCGACCGTGATCACCGCGTGGTACTCCGTGGCGGTGTCGGCGAGCACGTGCCGGGCGGCCAGGGCAAAGGTCTCCCGGACGGTCTCGATGTCCAGCGTTCGGGCTTCGATCCACGCGACGTCGTCCACGAGGACGAATGTAACGCGCCCCCCGAGCGGCCCGGAGGGCGGCGTCCCGGGAGCGTGAGCAGGGACACCACCAGCGCCGGTCGTATCCGCGTCTCAGGGCTGGAAGACTGAAAACGGGGTACGTGTCCGCCGACCCGGCACAATGGGGGCAGCCATCACCACCGGTGGCGGCTCCGCGACAAGTAGGGACAGCATCGAAGTGACTGCCATCGAGAGGAAGCCCGCGAGCCAGATCGCCCACCTCACCCCTGAGGACATCGAGGCGCTCGGCCGTGAGCTGGACCAGATCCGACACGACGTCCTGGACACCCGAGGCGAGCGCGACGCGGCCTACATCCGGCGGGTGATCGCCGCCCGTACCGGGCTCGAGGTCGCCGCACGCCTGGCCCTGATGGTGGGCAGCAGGCGGCGCCCCGCCTGGCTGATCGGCGCCGGCTGCCTCTCGGTGGCCAAGATCCTCGACAACATGGAGATCGGGCACAACGTCCTGCACGGGCAGTGGGACTGGATGCGCGACCCGAAGATCCACTCCGAGACCTGGAACTGGCAGCACGCCTCGCCGCCCTCGCAGTGGAAGCGGGCCCACAACGTCCAGCACCACCGGTTCACCAACATCCTGGGCATGGACAACGACCTGGGCTACGGGATCATGCGGGTGGACGAGGACCAGGAGTGGCAGCCCCGCTACCTGGTCCAGCCGGTCTGGAACGCCGTCAACGCGCTGATGTTCGAGTACGGGATCGCCACCTACGACATCGAGCTCGGCGAGCACCTCCGGGAGAAGAAGGGCGTCACCCCCGAGCTGCGGGCCAGGATCGTGGACACGCTCAAGCAGACCGGCAAGCAGGTGCTGCGCGACTTCGTGGTCTTCCCGGCGCTCTCGGGACGCGGCTGGAAGGCCACGCTGGGTGCCAACGCCACGGCCACCGTGGTGCGCAACGTGTGGAGCCACTCGGTGATCATGTGCGGCCACTTCCCCGAGGGCGTGGAGACCTTCGAGCAGCCCGAGCTGGACGAGGACGAGACCCGAGGGGAGTGGTACCTGCGCCAGATGCTCGGCTCGGCCAACATCTCCGGCTCCCCGACCATGCACCTGATGTGCGGCAACCTCTCCCACCAGATCGAGCACCACCTGTTCCCGGACCTGCCCAGCAACCGCTACCAGGAGATCGCGCCGAAGGTGCGCGCCGTCTTCGAGCGCTACGGCCTCTCCTACAACGCGCGCCCCCTCCCGCAGCAGGTGGGCAGCGCGTGGCACAAGGTCGTCCGGCTCTCCCTGCCGAACGGCTGGCTGGAGGAGACCACCTGGTCCAACGCCCCGCGCCAGGTGGCCTCGCTCTTCCGACGCCGGAGCCGGGCCACGAAGGGTGCCGCCGTCGCGGCGATGGGCCGGGCCGCCCTGGTCTGAGTCCCGCAGGTGAGACCCCCGCGTCGCCCGGGCCCGGGGGCCTGCGGTTCTGGCATGCTCGGGAAGCATGAAGACACCTCTCGGGACGAGGACGTCGGGCTGGCAGCGGACCGTGCTGGTCGGGGCCCTCGGGGCCCTCGGTGCCCTGGGCGGCCTGCTCGCGGCCTGCGGCTCCAGCGAGTCCGCTGAGGACTCGCCGGTGCTGAGCATCAGCGCCATCCCCGACCAGGACCCGTCCGAGCTGGTGGCCCGCGAGCAGCGGCTCGCCGACTACCTCGCCGAGACGCTCGACGTCGAGGTCGAGTACGTCCCGGTCACCGACTACGCCGCCTCGGTGCAGCTCTTCACCGCGGGCGACCTGGACCTGGTCTTCTACGGCGGTCTCACCGGCGTCCAGGCCAGGCTCCAGACGCCCGGCGCCACGCTGGTCGCCCAGCGCGACATCGACGAGGAGTTCCGCAGCGTCTTCATCGCCGGGACCAGGACCGGGATCGACCCGATCGAGTCGGTCGAGGGGCTGACGGCGCTGACGGGCCGCCGGTTCACCTTCGGTAGCGAGTCCTCCACGTCGGGGCGGCTGATGCCCGAGTGGTTC
The window above is part of the Nocardioides campestrisoli genome. Proteins encoded here:
- a CDS encoding putative selenate ABC transporter substrate-binding protein; amino-acid sequence: MKTPLGTRTSGWQRTVLVGALGALGALGGLLAACGSSESAEDSPVLSISAIPDQDPSELVAREQRLADYLAETLDVEVEYVPVTDYAASVQLFTAGDLDLVFYGGLTGVQARLQTPGATLVAQRDIDEEFRSVFIAGTRTGIDPIESVEGLTALTGRRFTFGSESSTSGRLMPEWFLQEAGLDGATDFPGEPGFSGSHDQTIELVASGSYEAGVLNEQVWEDRTADGTVDPDEVVEVFRTPTYHDYHWIAGPETDDRFGEGFTDRLRDAMLALDGSTPQEEELLAGYGAGALVPTEPDNYQQVEEIARKLGLVTS
- a CDS encoding MBL fold metallo-hydrolase, whose product is MTDSQALTVRIIETPSLGDRSYLVHDGTVAFVVDPQRDIDRVLEVLQADGVRLTHVFETHIHNDYVTGGFALAEATGAAYLVNAADEVSFARTPIADDEVVQVGPAMRVRAIATPGHTFTHLSYAVSTIGDDGTEEPYAVFTGGSLLYGATGRPDLLGAEHTDTLVRHQHASAHRLADELPDAAEVYPTHGFGSFCSASQSDATSSTLGQEKRSNPVLTQDEETYVRELLAGLSAWPAYYAHMAPRNSAGPQAPDLSPVDTADAGELRRRIEAGEWVVDLRTRTAFAAGHAPGTFNFGLDGQFATYLGWLIEWGTPVTLLGETSEDVARAQRELVRIGIDRPAAQATGDPTSWTTGELTSYPTATFADLAQVRHHRRVVVLDVRRTDEHRAGAVEGALNIPLHELPRRTGEVPAGEVWVHCAAGYRASIGASFLDAAGRTVVAVDDAFDQARAAGLPMVGTEEPDAG
- a CDS encoding fatty acid desaturase family protein, translating into MTAIERKPASQIAHLTPEDIEALGRELDQIRHDVLDTRGERDAAYIRRVIAARTGLEVAARLALMVGSRRRPAWLIGAGCLSVAKILDNMEIGHNVLHGQWDWMRDPKIHSETWNWQHASPPSQWKRAHNVQHHRFTNILGMDNDLGYGIMRVDEDQEWQPRYLVQPVWNAVNALMFEYGIATYDIELGEHLREKKGVTPELRARIVDTLKQTGKQVLRDFVVFPALSGRGWKATLGANATATVVRNVWSHSVIMCGHFPEGVETFEQPELDEDETRGEWYLRQMLGSANISGSPTMHLMCGNLSHQIEHHLFPDLPSNRYQEIAPKVRAVFERYGLSYNARPLPQQVGSAWHKVVRLSLPNGWLEETTWSNAPRQVASLFRRRSRATKGAAVAAMGRAALV